TGCGGCGGCGCTCGCGCATGCGCTGCGCGCCTATTCCGACATCCCGAATGCGCTGTCGGCCTATGCGGCGACGCGGCGCTTTCATGTGCGGCTGTTCCAGGCGCTGTCCTATTTCCTCACGCCATTCTACCAGTCGGACTCCGTCCTGGTGCCCTATCTGCGCGACACGCTGGTCTCGACCGTGGCCAAGGTGCCGCCCGCGCCTCGCATCCTGGCGCTGATGGTGTCCGGCATGCTGGCGCGTCCGCTCGCATCGACCGGTCTGATCGAGGCTGATTGGGCGAAGTTCTCCTCGGCCGGCGAGCCGCGGCTGGGATGATGCGCCGGGATTGCGCATTTCCGGCGATTTGCCGCTTGCTTCGGTTGCGCCGATGGATTATCCGCTCCGAACCGTAACGTTCGTTACGCCTTCGGAGCGTGTGCTTGAACCTGTCAACCGTCCAGCCCGGCGCAGAGCCGACGCCGCGCCAGCGCGAGGTGCTGGACGCCGTGCTCGCGCTGCTCGTGGAAGACGGCGACAAGGTGACGATGAGCGCGGTGTCGCGCCGCGCGTCCTGTTCGAAGGAAACGCTCTACAAGTGGTTTGGCGACCGCGATGGGCTGCTGACGGCCACCGTGCGCTGGCAGGCGTCGAAGGTGAGGGCGGGCAACTGGGACCGGCAGCATCTCGACGCAGCCGCCCTTTCCGAGAGCCTCGAGGATTTCGCGGCGAACTGGCTGACGGTGATCTCGTCGCAGACCTCGATCGCGCTGAACCGGGTCGCGGTGGCGCATGCCGGCTCCGGCAAGAGCGATCTCGGGCGCATCGTTTTGGAGAACGGCCGCTTCGCCATCGGCGGGCGGCTGAAACCGCTGCTGGAGGCGGCGCGCGAGGCGGGACTTCTCGCCTTCGACGACACGGAGAGCGCCTTCCGCACCTTCTTCGGCCTGGTCGGGCGCGACGTGCAGATCAGGCTGCTCCTGGGCGATAGGCTCGTCCTGACAAAATCGGAGATCGCGCGCGACGCTGCGCGGACGGTCGAACAGTTTCTCACCCTCTTCGGCACGGATCGCACCGCGCCGCAGTCCACAACCAACTGACAGCGCAACCAACGGGAAGGAACGTATCCATGCGTGTCTATTACGATCGCGATGCCGATCTCAATCTGATCAAGGGCAAGAAAGTGGCCGTCATCGGCTACGGTTCGCAGGGCCGCGCGCATGCGCTGAACCTGAAGGACTCCGGTGTGAAGGACATTGCCATCGGCCTGAAGGCCGGCTCGCCGACTGCCAAGAAGGTCGAGGCGGACGGGCTGAAGGTGATGACGGTCGCCGAGGCCGCCAAGTGGGCCGATCTGATGATGATGGCGACGCCCGACGAACTGCAGGCCGACATCTACAAGAACGAGATCGCCCCCAACATCCGCGACGGCGCCGCGATCGCGTTCGCGCACGGCCTGAACGTCCATTTCGGCCTGATCGAGCCGAAGTCGACCATCGACGTGGTGATGATCGCGCCGAAGGGCCCCGGCCACACGGTGCGCGGCGAATACCAGAAGGGCGGCGGCGTGCCGTGCCTGGTCGCGGTCAACCAGGACCCGTCGGGCAACGCGCTCGACCTCGCGCTCTCCTATGCGTGCGGCGTCGGCGGCGGCCGTTCGGGCATCATCGAGACCAACTTCCGCGAGGAATGCGAGACCGACCTGTTCGGCGAGCAGGTGGTGCTGTGCGGCGGCCTGGTGGAACTCATCCGCGCCGGCTTCGAGACGCTGGTCGAGGGCGGCTACGCGCCCGAGATGGCCTATTTCGAATGCCTGCACGAAGTGAAGCTGATCGTCGACCTGATCTATGAGGGCGGCATCGCCAACATGAACTACTCGATCTCGAACACGGCCGAGTGGGGCGAATACGTGTCGGGCCCGCGCATCATCACCGCCGAGACCAAGGCCGAGATGAAGCGCGTGCTGACCGACATCCAGACCGGCCGCTTCACCTCGGAGTGGATGCAGGAGTATCGCTCCGGCATGGCCCGCTTCAAGGCGACCCGCCGCCTGAACGACGAGCATCCGATCGAGGAGGTCGGCTCCAAGCTCCGCGCGATGATGCCGTGGATCTCGAAGAACAAGCTGGTCGACAAGGCCCGCAACTAAGATCGCACGTCTACCCGGATCGTTTCTCGGGCTCTGTGAATCGAAAAGGGCGCCAGTGGGCGCCCTTTTCATGTCTCCCGTCGGTGTCGGCAGCCTTACTGGTAGCTGTCCTTGACGTAGACCCCGATGAACGTCGCGATGCAGGCGAGGCCGCCGGGGTCGTCAAAGGGGCGCCTGATCTGGCCGCGGATGGTCACGATTTCCGTGGCTGCCGTTATCGCGGTGATCGCCGGAGCGTAGCTGACGATGCGGATCTGCGATTCGGCCGTCGTCGGCCGCATATAGGGATCGCCCCAGCCGACACCGCCGGTTTTGACGGTGCGGAACGTCGCGTCGAAGTTCGCGCCGTACAGGCCGTGTCCGCGCGAATTGCCGGGCCACACCCATGACAGGCCGGCGACGCGGGAGTTCGATCCGACGATCGGATGAAACGAGGAGTCGGCGAAGTCCTTCACACGGACGTTGCGACACTGCGACGTGACAGCCGTGAACTTGATCTTGCCCGAGAAGACAATCTCCGCGCCGGCGCTCTGCGCCCCGGCAGCGAGCAGGATTGCCGAAAATATCGTTCGCCGCAGCATCTCGACCTCCAATAAACGTGTCCGCCCGCGGGCATTCGACCATTACACGCGAGGATGTCGATCGGCAAATCGCCGAAAGCAGCTGTGCCATGACGACACACCTTCGCTGGTATGGCGCTTGCTACTCGACCTCCGGAAGGAGGCTCGGCCATGACACATGCACTCCCTGACGTTTCACACGACACCCAGGAACGACGCCTTGCGCAGCGCCGTCGCGCCTACAAGGGCATCGTCATCAACTTCAACGGCGGCACCAGCACGTTCGAAGGCGTGGCGCGCAATTTGTCGGAGACGGGCGCACGGCTCTCGTTCTGCGAGACCTTCGCGATTCCGCCCGAGTTCCTCGTCCGGTTCAGCGGCGACATGGCATGGCGGCCGGCGGTCGTGCGATGGCGGTCGATGTCCGACATCGGCGTGGCCTTCCACAGGCCCTGAGCCGTATCCGACCGTGGAGATGAGCGGCTGTCGCCGGCCGGCTCAGCCATAATGCCAGTGAGGCTTGGGTTCGGTGCCGCCGAAGCGCACGCCGACGCGTTCGCCCGCGCGCCAGACGAGCGTCGCCCTGTAGGCGACGCCATCCACCGGGACGTAGAGCAGGAATTCCTCCGGCACGCGCGATTCCATGGCGACGCGCAACTCCGCGCCGCCCTTGTTCATGTTGCGCACCATGCAGGCGACTTCGGAATTGTTGATGCCGTTGAGGATCGACGCGCCCTTGAGCACGCGCTGGCGATGCTCCCTGCGGCTCTCTGCCTCTGCCGGAATGGCCATCCCCGTCTCCCCGGCGTGCTCGACAGCCCGCCAAATAGATACGCGGGAGAGTAGTCCCGGCAGCTTAACGGCTGCTTAACTCTTGCGGCGAGTGGTTCAGAACGGCGAGACGCAGGGCTGGCGCGGTCCGTCGAAGGGCTGGAACGTGTTGTCCGACGCACGGTAGGAGCGGTAGCGCGTCGAGCACCATTCGGAATGGCTGGATGCCTCGCCCAGCCGGCTCGACCCGCCGATCGCCGGGTTGCCGCCGACGCGGCGCTGGCCGGAATAGCGCGGGGTCGGCACGTCGAAATAGTTGTCGTAGTAGCGGCGATGGGCCGGACGGTTCTGGTAATTGCCCGGCGCGCAGTTGACGACGGTGCGGCAGCCGTCCTGTGGGCGGACCACGACTCCGGTGTCGAAGCCGGGCCCGTAGGGCGGGGTATTGCCGCTGATGACGGGGCTCGGGATGACGACGTAGTTGTCCGCCGCGGCCGGAGCCGCGCCGGCCATGATTGCGAACAGCGAAAGTGCCGCGGCGATCCTGCGGGCTGCGTGGTTCGTCTTGCCGTCGATGCTGGCGGTTCTCGGGTTCATGGTTCGAATATAGTGCAGCGTGGCCGGGTCGTCATTGGCATTGCTCGGCGATTTCGAAACATGCCGCGGCCTTGTGTTTCGGGCGGCCTGCGGGCAAACGTTCTGCCATGTCGCTTCGCCTTGCAACGTTCAATGTCGAGAACCTGATGAGCAGGTTCGATTTCTCCGGCTTCCGGAACGAACTGTGGAAGGACCGTGCGCTCGCCCTCTACGAGATCAAGACCGAGGCAGAATACCAGTCGCTGGAGCGCGCTCGCGCCATCGCGCACACCGACGACACCCGCCAGCTCAGCGCGCTGGCGATCGCGGCGACGCGGGCCGACATCATCGTCATGCAGGAGGTCGACAACCTCGAGGCGCTGAAGGCGTTCGAATACGGCTATCTGTTCAAGATGATCGGCGAGGGCTATCGCAACAAATATTCAAGCACCGGCAATGACACGCGCGGCATCGACGTGGCGGTGATGATGCGGCCGGAGACGGCCGACGGCGAGCCGATCGAGTTCGTGCGCATGACGAGCCACGCGCATGTGACCTTCGACGAGCTCGGCCTGTGGGACCCGTTGCTGGCGCAGGTCGGCATCGAGCGCCACGAGCGCATCTTCCGGCGCGACTGCCTGGAGATCGACGTGCGGATCGGCGGCAGGCCTCTGACCATCTACGGCGTGCATTTCAAGTCGATGGGTAGCCCCCGCAACGGCCAGGACGGCCGCACCTCGACCATGCCGCTGAGGATAGCCGAGGCGCGCGCCGTGCGGGCGATCATCGAGCAGCGGTTCGGCCGCGATCATGCCGGCTCGAAGCGCTGGGCGATCTGCGGCGACATGAACGACTATGCCGAGCGCGTCGTGATCGGCGGCGACCAATGGTCCGGCTTCACCTTTCAGCCGGTGAAGGAGGAGCATTCGGCCCTGGACGTGCTGACGGGGGACGGCTTCGCCTTCAACCCGATGTCGCTGCGGCCCGAGCTCGACCGCTGGACGCTGTTCCA
The Mesorhizobium australicum genome window above contains:
- a CDS encoding TetR/AcrR family transcriptional regulator C-terminal domain-containing protein, which produces MNLSTVQPGAEPTPRQREVLDAVLALLVEDGDKVTMSAVSRRASCSKETLYKWFGDRDGLLTATVRWQASKVRAGNWDRQHLDAAALSESLEDFAANWLTVISSQTSIALNRVAVAHAGSGKSDLGRIVLENGRFAIGGRLKPLLEAAREAGLLAFDDTESAFRTFFGLVGRDVQIRLLLGDRLVLTKSEIARDAARTVEQFLTLFGTDRTAPQSTTN
- the ilvC gene encoding ketol-acid reductoisomerase, which encodes MRVYYDRDADLNLIKGKKVAVIGYGSQGRAHALNLKDSGVKDIAIGLKAGSPTAKKVEADGLKVMTVAEAAKWADLMMMATPDELQADIYKNEIAPNIRDGAAIAFAHGLNVHFGLIEPKSTIDVVMIAPKGPGHTVRGEYQKGGGVPCLVAVNQDPSGNALDLALSYACGVGGGRSGIIETNFREECETDLFGEQVVLCGGLVELIRAGFETLVEGGYAPEMAYFECLHEVKLIVDLIYEGGIANMNYSISNTAEWGEYVSGPRIITAETKAEMKRVLTDIQTGRFTSEWMQEYRSGMARFKATRRLNDEHPIEEVGSKLRAMMPWISKNKLVDKARN
- a CDS encoding PilZ domain-containing protein, with the translated sequence MTHALPDVSHDTQERRLAQRRRAYKGIVINFNGGTSTFEGVARNLSETGARLSFCETFAIPPEFLVRFSGDMAWRPAVVRWRSMSDIGVAFHRP
- a CDS encoding PilZ domain-containing protein — protein: MAIPAEAESRREHRQRVLKGASILNGINNSEVACMVRNMNKGGAELRVAMESRVPEEFLLYVPVDGVAYRATLVWRAGERVGVRFGGTEPKPHWHYG
- a CDS encoding BA14K family protein, which gives rise to MNPRTASIDGKTNHAARRIAAALSLFAIMAGAAPAAADNYVVIPSPVISGNTPPYGPGFDTGVVVRPQDGCRTVVNCAPGNYQNRPAHRRYYDNYFDVPTPRYSGQRRVGGNPAIGGSSRLGEASSHSEWCSTRYRSYRASDNTFQPFDGPRQPCVSPF
- a CDS encoding endonuclease/exonuclease/phosphatase family protein: MSLRLATFNVENLMSRFDFSGFRNELWKDRALALYEIKTEAEYQSLERARAIAHTDDTRQLSALAIAATRADIIVMQEVDNLEALKAFEYGYLFKMIGEGYRNKYSSTGNDTRGIDVAVMMRPETADGEPIEFVRMTSHAHVTFDELGLWDPLLAQVGIERHERIFRRDCLEIDVRIGGRPLTIYGVHFKSMGSPRNGQDGRTSTMPLRIAEARAVRAIIEQRFGRDHAGSKRWAICGDMNDYAERVVIGGDQWSGFTFQPVKEEHSALDVLTGDGFAFNPMSLRPELDRWTLFHTRGPQERHLCQLDYILLSPALQRENPRAVPDVIRNGQPWRTPFPPGLEVERFPRAGWDRPKASDHCPVVIPLHISAA